The Lysobacter helvus nucleotide sequence GAAGCGGACTACGGATACCTGTGGTGGCTGATGAAGGTGCCCGTTGGCGACAAGGTGATGACGCTGCCGGCGATGGCGGGTACGGGCGGCAACACGGTGTTCCTGTTGCCGGAGCAGCATGCCGTCGTCGTGATCACCACCACCAACTACAACGAACGCCAGCCGCACCTGCTCACGTTCAAGCTGCTCACGCGCGATCTCATCCCCGCGCTGTAATCACGCCCAGGTGGTCGCGCCTTCGGGCCACCCGGGGCGTTGCACGCGCACGATGCAGAAGCGCTGGCCCGTCGGCGCCTGCATCACCACCCAGCGTTCGAGGCGTTGCACGACGGACGCGCCGAGCGCTTCCAGGCGTGCCACTTCCGCGGGGATGTCGTCGGTTTCGATATCGAGGTGCACGCGGCTTTCGTGCGCCACGCGCTGCAGCTGCACGATCGGTTCTTCGGGCCGCGTGGCGAGCATGACGTAGTTGCCGCGCGTGCCGGGATGGTCGCGGTCGATCTCGCGGCCGAGGGCGTGGGACCAGAAGCGGGCGGCGGCGTCGATGTCGTCGGTGCGGCAATCGATCAGCAGGGCGCAGAGGCGGGACCGGTGCATGCGGGGCACCATACCGGCGCGCGACGTCGCCTTCAATCCGCTGCGGTAAGGTAACGCCCAGGTTCGCCACGCAAGGCGGTCGATCGCATGCCGGGCACGC carries:
- a CDS encoding VOC family protein — its product is MHRSRLCALLIDCRTDDIDAAARFWSHALGREIDRDHPGTRGNYVMLATRPEEPIVQLQRVAHESRVHLDIETDDIPAEVARLEALGASVVQRLERWVVMQAPTGQRFCIVRVQRPGWPEGATTWA